In Citrus sinensis cultivar Valencia sweet orange chromosome 4, DVS_A1.0, whole genome shotgun sequence, one DNA window encodes the following:
- the LOC102622174 gene encoding adenylate kinase 4-like isoform X1, producing MASSAVALEDVPSVDMMTELLRRFKCSSKPDKRLVLIGPPGSGKGTQSPVIKDEYCLCHLATGDMLRSAVAAKTPLGIKAKEAMDKGELVSDDLVVGIINEAMKKPSCEKGFILDGFPRTVVQAEKLDEMLEKQGTEIDKVLNFAIDDSILEERITGRWIHPASGRSYHTKFAPPKVYGFDDVTGEPLIQRKDDTAQVLKSRLEAFHKQTELVIDYYAKKGVLAQLHAENPPKEVTVEVQKVLSS from the exons ATGGCGAGCTCTGCAGTGGCATTGGAGGATGTGCCTTCGGTTGATATGATGACGGAGCTACTCCGTCGCTTCAAGTGTTCTTCTAAGCCCGACAAGCGTCTCGTTCTCATTG GTCCACCGGGATCTGGCAAGGGTACACAGTCACCAGTGATTAAGGACGAGTATTGCTTGTGCCATTTGGCCACCGGCGATATGCTTAGATCCGCTGTTGCTGCAAAAACCCCACTTGGGATTAAGGCAAAGGAAGCAATGGATAag GGAGAACTTGTCTCTGATGATTTGGTGGTTGGAATTATCAATGAGGCGATGAAGAAACCTTCATGTGAAAAAGGATTTATTCTGGATGGGTTCCCGAGGACTGTGGTACAAGCGGAAAAG CTGGATGAGATGCTGGAAAAGCAGGGAACCGAAATTGATAAAGTTCTCAACTTTGCAATTGATGATTCCATATTGGAGGAGAGGATCACAGGTCGTTGGATACACCCTGCCAGTGGTCGGTCTTACCACACTAAATTTGCACCCcccaaagtttatggttttgATGAT GTCACAGGAGAGCCTCTAATACAGCGAAAAGATGATACTGCACAAGTTCTCAAGTCACGGCTGGAGGCATTTCACAAGCAGACTGAACTG GTAATTGATTATTATGCCAAGAAAGGTGTTCTTGCCCAACTTCATGCAGAGAACCCACCAAAAGAAGTCACTGTTGAGGTTCAGAAGGTTCTATCTTCATAG
- the LOC102622174 gene encoding adenylate kinase 4-like isoform X2, which yields MASSAVALEDVPSVDMMTELLRRFKCSSKPDKRLVLIGPPGSGKGTQSPVIKDEYCLCHLATGDMLRSAVAAKTPLGIKAKEAMDKAMKKPSCEKGFILDGFPRTVVQAEKLDEMLEKQGTEIDKVLNFAIDDSILEERITGRWIHPASGRSYHTKFAPPKVYGFDDVTGEPLIQRKDDTAQVLKSRLEAFHKQTELVIDYYAKKGVLAQLHAENPPKEVTVEVQKVLSS from the exons ATGGCGAGCTCTGCAGTGGCATTGGAGGATGTGCCTTCGGTTGATATGATGACGGAGCTACTCCGTCGCTTCAAGTGTTCTTCTAAGCCCGACAAGCGTCTCGTTCTCATTG GTCCACCGGGATCTGGCAAGGGTACACAGTCACCAGTGATTAAGGACGAGTATTGCTTGTGCCATTTGGCCACCGGCGATATGCTTAGATCCGCTGTTGCTGCAAAAACCCCACTTGGGATTAAGGCAAAGGAAGCAATGGATAag GCGATGAAGAAACCTTCATGTGAAAAAGGATTTATTCTGGATGGGTTCCCGAGGACTGTGGTACAAGCGGAAAAG CTGGATGAGATGCTGGAAAAGCAGGGAACCGAAATTGATAAAGTTCTCAACTTTGCAATTGATGATTCCATATTGGAGGAGAGGATCACAGGTCGTTGGATACACCCTGCCAGTGGTCGGTCTTACCACACTAAATTTGCACCCcccaaagtttatggttttgATGAT GTCACAGGAGAGCCTCTAATACAGCGAAAAGATGATACTGCACAAGTTCTCAAGTCACGGCTGGAGGCATTTCACAAGCAGACTGAACTG GTAATTGATTATTATGCCAAGAAAGGTGTTCTTGCCCAACTTCATGCAGAGAACCCACCAAAAGAAGTCACTGTTGAGGTTCAGAAGGTTCTATCTTCATAG
- the LOC102621885 gene encoding AAA-ATPase At3g50940-like codes for MFSLSSMPSTSSVLSTYTTFAASAMLVRTILNEVQTITNQFIPQKLQDILSSKLEGLFGKFSDQLTLIIEQSEGFSVNEIYQAAELYLSTRITPSIQQLRVSQSPREKSLSVTINKGQKVVDTFEGMQLTWELVTTENQKTSFDYDIGLYASETAEHKSFHLSFSKIFKDKVLNKYLPYVAERSKAIKETKKVIKLYSLCAADAINLDHPSTFDTLAMDPVLKQALIDDLDRFVKRREFYSRVGKAWKRGYLLYGPPGTGKSSLIAAMANYLKFDIYDMELASLRSNSDLRRLLVSTGNRSILVIEDIDCSIELENRQCGGGYDENNSQVTLSGLLNFVDGLWSSCGDERIIVFTTNYKERLDPALLRPGRMDMHIHMSYLTPGGFKILAFNYLKIKSHSMFDEIEELIKEVEVTPAEVAEEFMKSEDADVALNGLVDFLLRKKEQTMKCEEPKVDEGTQGNEEENESLKSEEDCTGQKRNNVNKKKKKKKKLKSF; via the exons ATGTTCTCTCTCTCAAGCATGCCTTCAACATCATCGGTTTTATCAACCTACACCACCTTCGCCGCATCAGCAATGCTTGTGCGAACCATCCTTAACGAAGTCCAGACGATAACCAACCAGTTCATTCCCCAAAAACTTCAAGACATTTTATCATCCAAACTGGAAGGTCTTTTTGGGAAGTTTTCCGATCAACTGACACTCATCATTGAACAATCTGAAGGATTCTCTGTCAATGAAATCTACCAAGCTGCCGAATTGTACTTGAGCACTAGAATCACCCCATCAATTCAGCAGCTCAGGGTTTCTCAATCACCGCGAGAGAAGAGCCTCTCAGTCACCATCAATAAAGGCCAGAAAGTCGTGGACACGTTTGAAGGAATGCAGCTCACTTGGGAGCTTGTCACTACCGAAAACCAGAAGACATCATTTGACTACGACATCGGTCTCTATGCTTCGGAAACAGCCGAACACAAATCATTTCACCTCAGCTTCAGCAAGATATTCAAGGACAAGGTGTTGAACAAGTACCTCCCATATGTAGCAGAAAGATCGAAGGCCattaaagaaactaaaaaggTGATCAAGTTATACTCGCTTTGCGCGGCAGATGCAATCAACCTTGACCATCCATCAACATTTGACACATTGGCAATGGACCCGGTGCTCAAGCAGGCGTTGATTGATGATTTGGACAGATTTGTGAAGAGAAGAGAGTTCTATAGCAGAGTTGGCAAGGCATGGAAACGTGGATACTTGTTGTACGGCCCTCCCGGTACTGGGAAATCAAGCTTGATTGCAGCCATGGCTAACTATCTCAAGTTTGACATCTATGACATGGAGCTTGCAAGTTTGAGAAGCAACTCAGATCTCAGAAGACTCTTAGTCTCTACAGGAAACCGATCAATTCTTGTAATAGAAGATATTGATTGCAGCATTGAATTGGAGAATCGACAGTGTGGAGGAGGATATGACGAAAATAATAGTCAA GTAACACTATCTGGTTtacttaattttgttgatggGTTGTGGTCAAGCTGCGGGGATGAGAGGATTATTGTGTTCACAACCAACTACAAGGAGAGACTAGACCCCGCATTGCTGAGGCCGGGCCGCATGGACATGCACATTCATATGTCGTATCTAACGCCGGGCGGGTTCAAAATTCTTGCTTTCAATTATCTGAAAATTAAGTCTCATTCtatgtttgatgaaattgaagaGTTGATTAAGGAGGTGGAGGTGACCCCGGCTGAGGTTGCTGAGGAGTTTATGAAGAGTGAGGATGCTGATGTGGCACTTAATGGACTTGTTGATTTCCTTCTGAGGAAGAAAGAGCAGACCATGAAATGTGAGGAACCCAAAGTTGATGAAGGAACCCAAGGCAATGAAGAGGAAAACGAAAGCCTGAAAAGTGAGGAAGATTGTACTGGTCAGAAGAGAAATAACgtcaacaagaagaagaagaagaagaagaaattgaagagttTTTAA